A genome region from Trichoderma asperellum chromosome 7, complete sequence includes the following:
- a CDS encoding uncharacterized protein (BUSCO:EOG092D225O): protein MSKRTADHQDDAPLKGGERPEQMDVDMDKDMGEFEDEFEDEFESEDEIIEAGVDGRPDAEREAEEKEHAMEVDQGTFIVGRSKLEPGQTLAPDLTTYEMLHGLNTPWPCLSFDIVRDSLGDNRKAYPHTMYTVTGTQAESSKAHENELLVVKFSGLSKMERGDEDSDSDDDDEDSDPILESKSIPLNSCTNRIRTHQIPNQDPSLPPTTLTATMTESSSVFIHDVTPHLTSFDTPGTVITAQQNKPISTIRAHKSEGYAVDWSPLVPGGKLLTGDNDGLIYMTTRTDGGGWVTDNRPFQGHASSVEEIQWSPSEQSVFASASSDGTVRIWDVRSKSRKPAITVQVSNYDVNVMSWSKHTTNLLASGADDGTWAVWDLRQWKGNDSKPQPVASFNYHKEQICSIEWHPTDDSIIALAAGDNTVTLWDLAVELDDEESKDTAGVKDVPPQLLFVHYLKDVREVHWHPQIPGSLIATGEEFSVFRTISV from the exons ATGTCGAAGCGCACAGCAGACCACCAGGACGATGCGCCGCTCAAGGGCGGCGAGCGTCCCGAGCAGATGGACGTTGATATGGACAAGGACATGGGCGAATTCGAAGATGAATTCGAAGACGAATTCGAAAGCGAAGATGAAATCATCGAGGCCGGTGTGGATGGCCGACCAGATGCCGAGAGGGAGgctgaagagaaagagc ACGCCATGGAAGTCGATCAAGGAACCTTCATCGTCGGACGAAGCAAGCTCGAGCCTGGCCAGACCTTGGCGCCGGATTTGACCACCTACGAAATGTTGCACGGCCTCAACACGCCCTGGCCGTGCCTGTCCTTTGATATCGTCAGGGACTCCCTCGGCGACAACCGCAAAGCCTACCCCCACACCATGTATACCGTTACTGGAACACAAGCCGAGTCGTCAAAGGCCCACGAGAACGAGCTGCTGGTCGTCAAGTTCAGCGGCCTCAGCAAGATGGAGCGCGGCGACGAGGATTCCGATtctgacgacgatgacgaagactCTGATCCTATCCTGGAGAGCAAGTCGATCCCCCTCAATTCTTGCACCAACCGTATCCGCACGCACCAGATCCCCAACCAAGatccttctctgcctcccaCGACGCTCACCGCAACCATGACCGAATCCTCGAGCGTCTTCATCCACGATGTTACTCCTCACCTCACCTCGTTCGATACGCCCGGTACTGTCATTACCGCCCAGCAGAACAAGCCTATTTCCACCATCAGAGCACACAAATCCGAGGGTTATGCTGTGGATTGGTCACCGCTCGTCCCTGGCGGAAAGCTCCTGACTGGTGACAACGATGGCCTCATCTATATGACGACGCGCACTGACGGAGGCGGCTGGGTCACCGACAACAGGCCCTTCCAGGGCCACGCCAGCAGCGTGGAGGAAATCCAGTGGTCGCCCTCTGAGCAGTCCGTCTTCGCATCTGCCTCAAGCGATGGCACGGTTCGAATCTGGGATGTTCGATCCAAGTCGAGGAAACCAGCCATCACCGTCCAGGTCTCCAACTACGACGTCAACGTCATGTCCTGGTCCAAGCACACGACCAACCTGCTCGCCTCCGGAGCCGACGATGGAACCTGGGCTGTATGGGATCTTAGACAATGGAAGGGCAATGATAGCAAGCCTCAGCCGGTGGCCAGCTTCAACTACCACAAGGAGCAAATCTGCAGCATTGAGTGGCATCCCACGGACGACTCTATCATCGCATTGGCTGCGGGTGATAACACTGTCACACTGTGGGATCTGGCTGTCGAattggatgacgaggagagCAAGGACACTGCTGGTGTCAAGGACGTGCCGCCCCAGCTGCTGTTTGTGCACTACCTGAAGGATGTCAGAGAAGTGCACTGGCACCCGCAGATTCCGGGCAGCTTGATTGCCACGGGTGAGGAATTCAGCGTGTTCCGTACTATCAGTGTTTAA